Proteins from a single region of Etheostoma cragini isolate CJK2018 unplaced genomic scaffold, CSU_Ecrag_1.0 ScbMSFa_1523, whole genome shotgun sequence:
- the adm2a gene encoding protein ADM2a: MQSFLPLAVYCISLVSLQQLLAMPAASPDINRLDLINRLMDQTEDEVSAPGTQTHVAAPSPATRPSPKWLPGFLRHQPASGARATSPSLAWARPNRASPVQRRAPRTRRYAHSGSRGGHHYHHQHAQLMRVGCVLGTCQVQNLSHRLYQLIGQSGREDSSPINPSSPHSYG; encoded by the exons ATGCAGTCCTTTCTCCCGCTTGCTGTGTATTGCATCAGCCTCGTCTCCCTTCAGCAGCTGCTGGCGATGCCGGCTGCAAGTCCCGACATCAACAG GTTGGACCTCATCAACAGACTCATGGACCAGACAGAGGATGAAGTCTCGGCACCTGGAACCCAGACTCACGTCGCCGCCCCCTCTCCGGCCACGAGACCCTCCCCAAAATGGCTGCCCGGTTTCCTGAGACACCAACCGGCTTCGGGAGCGAGAGCGACCTCGCCGAGCCTGGCGTGGGCTCGACCCAACAGAGCTTCCCCCGTCCAGCGGAGGGCCCCGAGGACCCGTCGCTACGCCCACTCGGGGTCGCGAGGGGGTCACCACTACCACCACCAGCACGCCCAGCTGATGAGAGTGGGTTGCGTCCTGGGAACCTGTCAAGTGCAGAACCTCAGCCACCGGCTCTATCAGCTCATTGGTCAGAGCGGCAGAGAAGACTCATCCCCCATCAACCCCAGCAGCCCCCATAGTTACGGATGA